A single region of the Acidithiobacillus acidisediminis genome encodes:
- a CDS encoding DUF2283 domain-containing protein, translating to MEERGITEEVLDLVMQYHRIQDEQNRQVLEAIMKVRYDPETDTLTMRLSDQKVMEGDEAHPGVILDYDKEGNASGIEILQASKSGAMPQSIEYTYG from the coding sequence ATGGAAGAGCGCGGCATCACAGAAGAGGTCCTGGACTTGGTGATGCAGTATCACCGTATACAGGACGAGCAAAATCGCCAAGTGCTGGAGGCCATCATGAAAGTGCGTTACGACCCAGAGACCGACACCCTGACTATGCGCCTCAGTGACCAGAAGGTCATGGAAGGTGATGAGGCCCACCCAGGCGTCATCCTGGACTATGACAAAGAAGGAAATGCCAGCGGCATTGAGATCCTGCAAGCCTCGAAGTCTGGAGCCATGCCACAGTCCATAGAATACACATACGGATGA
- a CDS encoding DEAD/DEAH box helicase, producing MPNTVHEWLVSLKSHALNEHHKGVLFERFMVAYLQTDPLYADQLEQVWRYPDWPDRPEHWPTDNIGIDLVAKTFDGDYWAVQCKFYDADSRIHKEEIAKFTHDSQRTFSVDGEEKSFVYRLFVATQDVLGKQAEEALTDLPNLGVLYLRDLELAPIDWSQFTWEEPGTLTRVSGKSARSHQREAIQDVLQGFQKNDRGKLIMACGTGKTFTSLQIMQQMVPETGLVLFLAPSITLVSQTLREWCVQANPSITAFVVCSDSQVGQEEEDIRTADLAYPATTDPKKIAQAVLGTRADRRRVIFSTYQSIQKVIEAQQLAGLPDFDLVVCDEAHRTTGLTEKGKESQASDFVKVHRNDLLRASKRLYMTATPRIYTEKTKSKADKHEAVLYSMDDEQIYGPEFHVLSFGEAASRGILAEYKVVLVAVREEAMADVANEYNAAYKLDDKKAIKTEFATRIIGAWKGLANQDIRVIDGTEMAEPVAGTAMKRAVAFSQSIKASEQLRDAFSSVVSLAADEDEQGVLDAQLRHVDGGMGMGKRLELLDWLKAEPEEGACHVLTNARCLSEGVDVPALDAVIFFDARDSMVDIVQAVGRVMRKAEGKEFGYVILPIAIPAENIASYDAYIDKDPRFKSVWKILKALRAHDERLVDKSEYQKRMTIMDGSGGSRKERKKRDSNLGDGQGEIELPALPVDQIRDSLYAVVPKHLGDTEYWASWAQDVAKIAEQITLRIELLIEKREGRTAFNAFLKAIRKNLNSGISESEAVDMLAQHLLTRPIFDALFGDQSFSQENPVSQAMQRILEVLDKHEVDSEADKLDRFYKDVAKRVSLAKSDESRQDLIRNLYDTFFKAAFPRIADRLGIVYTPVEVVDFILHSVKVALQEHFDEDLNSDDVQILDPFTGTGTFISRLLQTDLINQENLARKYAGEIHANELVLLAYYIAAINIESAYHARTGQYQPFDGIVLTDTFQMGEPEHGNLLDSEYFRRNSERVERQKKLPIRVIVGNPPYSSGQKSENDNNQNLDYPVLDDRITTTYAKQSSAKLVNSLYDSYIRAMRWASDRIGDRGVVAFVTNGSFIDANSMDGMRKCLTGEYSTIYVCNLRGNARTSGEQRRMEGDGIFGIGSRTPVAITLLIKDPQHQGPCELRYHDIGDYQSREAKLDSLRRAVSIQRLDWQQLVPNEQGDWVGQRSDSFGDFIPLGDKTLTEKAVFSIYSRGLVTNRDAWAYNQSRAQLAENMQDMIEVYNADVARYTKACNGLPKVSWPKVEEIICDDPEKISWSVNLKTDLSRRKRHVFEEDSLRMGMYRPFSRQWLYFNRSFNERVLQIPRIFPNERQENVVISLTGTGVSKDFSCLSIKFIPEYQLFANVQCFPLYWYETVEEARKRLQPVQKGQHGLFDEDAPVDLGEPDADGYIRRDAITDWALQTFQEHYQDQSITKLDLFTYVYGLLHSPGYREQYANDLKKMIPRIPFTPDFWAFSTAGKTLMDLHLGYEQAEPWPLEEVWAKGKDGDYTVEKIHFPKKGERDRIVYSDALTLAGIPEEAYRYIVNGKSALEWIMERFSVRVDKASGIVNDPNLMLEEIGNPRYIVDLIKRIVRVSVETMQVVKHLPPPSVSVSASGDLQTV from the coding sequence ATGCCCAACACCGTCCATGAATGGCTGGTCTCCCTTAAATCTCACGCTCTCAACGAGCACCACAAGGGCGTCCTTTTCGAGCGATTCATGGTGGCCTACCTGCAGACCGATCCCCTCTATGCGGACCAGCTAGAGCAGGTTTGGCGCTATCCCGACTGGCCTGATCGTCCTGAGCACTGGCCCACGGACAATATTGGCATAGATCTGGTCGCCAAGACCTTCGACGGGGACTATTGGGCGGTGCAGTGCAAGTTTTATGACGCAGATTCCCGAATCCATAAGGAAGAAATCGCCAAGTTTACCCACGACTCCCAGCGCACCTTTTCGGTGGATGGTGAGGAAAAGTCCTTTGTGTATCGGCTCTTTGTTGCCACCCAGGACGTACTTGGGAAGCAGGCAGAGGAAGCCCTGACCGACCTGCCAAACTTGGGTGTGCTGTATCTACGCGACCTGGAATTGGCACCGATTGACTGGAGCCAATTCACCTGGGAAGAACCGGGCACGCTGACGCGGGTGTCGGGCAAGTCTGCACGGTCACACCAGCGGGAGGCCATTCAGGATGTTTTGCAGGGCTTCCAGAAGAATGATCGAGGCAAGCTCATTATGGCTTGTGGGACGGGCAAGACCTTCACCAGCTTGCAGATCATGCAGCAAATGGTGCCAGAGACAGGACTGGTGTTGTTCCTCGCGCCCTCCATCACGCTGGTATCCCAGACGCTGCGGGAGTGGTGCGTCCAGGCCAATCCCTCGATCACCGCCTTTGTGGTGTGCTCGGACAGTCAGGTCGGCCAGGAAGAAGAAGATATCCGCACGGCGGATCTGGCTTATCCCGCCACCACGGACCCCAAAAAGATTGCACAGGCGGTCTTGGGTACGCGCGCGGATCGCCGGCGGGTGATCTTCTCCACCTATCAGTCAATTCAAAAGGTGATCGAGGCCCAGCAACTGGCCGGGCTCCCGGACTTTGACCTGGTGGTCTGCGACGAAGCGCACCGCACTACGGGCCTGACGGAGAAAGGAAAGGAAAGTCAGGCGTCCGATTTCGTCAAGGTACACCGGAATGATCTGCTACGAGCCAGCAAGCGGCTCTACATGACGGCCACTCCCAGGATTTACACCGAGAAAACCAAGAGCAAGGCCGACAAGCACGAAGCAGTCCTCTACTCCATGGATGACGAACAGATCTATGGCCCAGAGTTTCACGTCTTGAGCTTTGGGGAAGCGGCCAGCCGGGGGATTCTTGCGGAATACAAGGTGGTACTGGTGGCAGTGCGCGAGGAAGCCATGGCCGATGTCGCCAATGAGTACAATGCGGCCTATAAACTCGACGACAAAAAGGCGATCAAGACCGAGTTTGCGACGCGAATCATTGGTGCCTGGAAAGGGCTGGCGAATCAGGATATCCGGGTGATCGACGGCACCGAAATGGCAGAGCCCGTGGCGGGAACGGCTATGAAGCGCGCAGTGGCATTCTCTCAGAGTATCAAGGCATCTGAACAACTGCGGGACGCCTTTTCCTCTGTGGTATCGCTGGCAGCGGACGAGGATGAACAGGGTGTGCTGGATGCCCAACTGCGCCATGTGGACGGTGGCATGGGAATGGGCAAGCGGTTGGAGTTGCTGGACTGGCTCAAGGCAGAACCCGAAGAAGGCGCCTGCCATGTGCTGACCAACGCCCGTTGCCTGTCCGAAGGCGTGGACGTGCCCGCACTGGACGCCGTGATTTTCTTCGACGCCCGAGACTCGATGGTGGACATTGTGCAGGCCGTAGGCCGCGTCATGCGCAAGGCCGAAGGGAAGGAATTTGGCTACGTCATTTTGCCCATTGCGATCCCGGCAGAGAACATTGCCAGTTATGACGCCTATATCGACAAGGATCCCCGTTTCAAGTCGGTCTGGAAGATTCTGAAGGCGTTGCGTGCCCATGACGAAAGACTGGTAGACAAGTCCGAATACCAAAAGCGTATGACGATAATGGACGGCAGCGGCGGCTCGCGTAAGGAGCGCAAAAAACGAGACAGCAACCTGGGCGACGGACAGGGGGAGATTGAGCTGCCCGCTCTGCCCGTGGACCAGATCCGCGATTCGCTCTATGCCGTGGTACCCAAACACCTGGGCGATACGGAGTATTGGGCCAGTTGGGCGCAGGATGTTGCCAAGATTGCCGAGCAGATCACTTTGCGGATTGAGCTGCTGATCGAGAAACGTGAGGGGCGGACAGCGTTCAATGCCTTCCTCAAGGCCATTCGCAAGAACCTGAATAGCGGCATTTCGGAGTCGGAGGCGGTCGACATGCTGGCCCAGCACCTGCTGACGCGGCCCATTTTCGACGCACTCTTTGGGGACCAGTCCTTTTCGCAGGAGAATCCGGTATCTCAGGCCATGCAGCGGATCCTTGAGGTGCTGGACAAGCACGAGGTAGACAGCGAGGCCGACAAGCTGGATCGTTTCTACAAGGATGTGGCAAAGCGGGTATCGCTCGCCAAGAGTGACGAGTCCCGCCAGGACCTGATCCGCAATTTGTACGACACCTTTTTCAAGGCGGCCTTTCCGCGCATTGCTGACCGCCTGGGAATTGTTTACACCCCCGTCGAGGTGGTGGACTTCATTCTCCACAGCGTCAAGGTGGCTCTACAAGAGCATTTTGACGAAGACCTGAACAGTGATGATGTGCAGATTCTCGACCCCTTCACCGGCACTGGCACCTTTATCAGCCGCCTGCTGCAAACGGACCTGATCAATCAAGAAAACCTGGCCCGCAAGTACGCGGGAGAGATCCACGCGAATGAACTGGTACTACTGGCCTACTACATTGCCGCAATCAACATTGAAAGCGCCTACCATGCGCGAACCGGGCAATACCAGCCCTTTGACGGCATAGTGCTCACGGACACCTTTCAGATGGGAGAACCGGAGCATGGCAACCTGTTGGACAGTGAGTATTTCCGGCGCAATTCCGAACGAGTGGAGCGGCAAAAGAAGCTACCCATTCGGGTGATTGTGGGGAATCCGCCCTACTCATCTGGGCAGAAAAGTGAGAATGATAATAACCAGAATTTGGACTATCCCGTGTTGGATGACCGAATTACAACAACTTACGCCAAGCAGTCCTCTGCGAAACTGGTGAATAGTCTGTACGACAGCTATATCCGGGCGATGCGATGGGCCAGTGACCGGATCGGGGATCGGGGCGTTGTAGCCTTTGTTACCAACGGATCATTCATTGATGCGAACAGTATGGACGGGATGCGCAAGTGCCTGACGGGTGAATACAGCACCATCTATGTCTGCAATCTGCGTGGGAATGCGAGGACTTCAGGAGAGCAGCGCCGCATGGAAGGGGACGGGATTTTTGGTATAGGCTCCCGCACCCCCGTTGCCATTACGTTGCTGATCAAGGATCCCCAGCACCAAGGGCCTTGTGAGTTACGGTATCACGACATTGGCGACTACCAGAGCCGGGAAGCCAAACTCGACAGTCTCCGGCGTGCGGTCAGTATCCAGCGATTGGACTGGCAACAACTGGTGCCCAATGAGCAGGGTGACTGGGTAGGCCAACGTAGTGACAGCTTTGGTGATTTCATTCCCTTGGGAGATAAAACGCTGACCGAAAAAGCGGTATTTTCTATTTATTCCAGAGGCTTGGTTACGAATCGTGACGCATGGGCATATAATCAAAGCCGCGCGCAGCTTGCTGAAAATATGCAGGACATGATTGAGGTCTATAATGCAGATGTGGCACGTTATACCAAGGCATGCAATGGTCTTCCGAAGGTGTCATGGCCAAAGGTCGAAGAGATCATTTGCGACGATCCAGAAAAGATTAGTTGGTCCGTGAATCTTAAAACTGATTTGTCTCGCAGAAAGCGTCACGTATTTGAAGAAGATTCATTGCGAATGGGAATGTATCGTCCATTTAGTCGGCAATGGTTATATTTCAATCGCTCTTTCAACGAGAGAGTTCTCCAGATTCCCCGAATTTTTCCCAACGAACGGCAGGAAAACGTAGTTATTTCCTTGACTGGAACGGGAGTAAGCAAGGATTTTTCTTGCCTTTCCATCAAATTTATCCCTGAATATCAGTTATTTGCAAACGTCCAATGCTTCCCCCTCTACTGGTACGAAACGGTAGAGGAAGCTCGCAAGCGACTTCAGCCCGTTCAGAAGGGGCAGCATGGCCTTTTTGACGAAGATGCGCCCGTAGATTTGGGTGAGCCAGACGCCGACGGATACATTCGTCGCGACGCAATCACCGATTGGGCGCTACAGACCTTCCAGGAGCACTATCAGGACCAGTCCATAACAAAGCTGGACCTATTCACCTACGTCTATGGCCTGCTGCACTCGCCGGGGTACCGGGAACAGTATGCCAATGACCTGAAAAAGATGATCCCCCGGATTCCGTTTACACCGGACTTCTGGGCCTTCAGCACCGCGGGCAAGACGCTCATGGATCTGCACTTGGGCTATGAGCAGGCAGAGCCGTGGCCGTTGGAAGAAGTCTGGGCCAAGGGGAAAGACGGTGATTACACGGTAGAGAAGATCCACTTTCCCAAGAAGGGCGAGCGGGACCGGATCGTCTATAGTGACGCACTGACCCTCGCTGGCATTCCAGAAGAAGCCTACCGCTACATAGTGAACGGCAAAAGCGCCCTGGAATGGATCATGGAGCGCTTTTCCGTGCGCGTGGACAAAGCCAGCGGAATCGTCAACGATCCCAATCTCATGCTGGAAGAGATCGGGAACCCGCGCTATATCGTGGATCTAATCAAGCGGATAGTGCGGGTAAGTGTGGAAACCATGCAGGTTGTGAAGCATCTGCCACCACCTTCAGTATCAGTTTCAGCCAGCGGAGATTTGCAGACTGTCTAG
- a CDS encoding site-specific integrase: MATISERKDDQGVRIGWQVRIRKQGYPQQIKTFRAKAEAQAWAKATESDMERGSWRDTSDSDRTTLGEAFQKYADEVTITKKEQGSELAKIHQWQSRALARISLSRIGGKEVAAAIKDMEAEGKSANTIRLHLAVLSHLYNIARTEWGMSNLSNPVEFVRKPKLPQGRDRRLVGNEEARLLEACVQSRNQWLSPVVRFALETAMRAGEIVATEDSPGLLWKHVDLSKRVAHLPETKNGSARDVPLSPAAVAVLKDLPRSVDGRVFPTNYNACVKLAYTRARERAGIEGLTFHDLRHEATSRFFEKGLNPMQVAAITGHKTLQMLKRYTHLKAEDLAKLLG; this comes from the coding sequence ATGGCAACGATCTCAGAGCGCAAAGACGATCAGGGCGTCCGCATTGGCTGGCAAGTGCGGATCCGCAAGCAGGGCTACCCACAACAGATCAAAACATTCCGGGCCAAGGCCGAAGCTCAGGCATGGGCCAAAGCAACCGAGTCTGATATGGAGCGCGGCAGTTGGCGCGACACTAGCGACTCAGACCGCACCACCCTGGGCGAAGCGTTTCAGAAGTATGCTGATGAAGTGACCATTACCAAAAAAGAACAGGGGTCAGAACTCGCGAAAATTCATCAGTGGCAGTCTCGTGCTCTTGCCCGCATCTCTCTCTCGCGGATTGGTGGCAAAGAAGTTGCGGCCGCCATCAAGGATATGGAAGCGGAAGGCAAAAGCGCCAACACCATCCGCCTGCACCTGGCCGTGCTCTCTCATCTTTATAATATCGCCCGGACTGAGTGGGGCATGAGCAACCTATCCAATCCCGTTGAATTTGTGCGCAAGCCCAAACTGCCTCAGGGTCGGGATCGTCGGTTGGTCGGAAATGAAGAGGCGCGGCTACTGGAAGCCTGTGTCCAATCCCGCAACCAGTGGCTCTCGCCCGTGGTGCGCTTTGCCCTTGAGACCGCCATGCGCGCCGGGGAGATTGTTGCGACGGAGGATAGCCCCGGTCTGCTCTGGAAGCATGTGGATCTAAGTAAGCGCGTTGCACACCTGCCGGAAACCAAAAACGGATCGGCGCGGGACGTGCCTCTGTCACCTGCTGCCGTGGCTGTGCTCAAGGACTTGCCCCGCTCCGTGGATGGGCGTGTGTTCCCAACCAACTATAATGCTTGCGTGAAACTCGCCTACACCCGAGCCCGCGAACGCGCCGGCATCGAGGGCCTGACCTTTCACGACCTGCGCCACGAGGCCACCAGCCGGTTCTTTGAGAAGGGTCTCAACCCCATGCAGGTTGCGGCCATCACTGGACACAAGACCTTGCAGATGCTCAAGCGGTACACGCATCTGAAGGCGGAGGACTTGGCCAAGTTGCTGGGTTGA
- the dsbD gene encoding protein-disulfide reductase DsbD, translating to MSHTGSDAYGRLRQGIDRHLLFVALCLLALCWLSLGSAWASSFLPADQAFQFSAQSGGPGRLALQWKVAPGYHLYRSMVHVQLAPSNVQMGKLQLPAGTLLDDPAFGKVQVLEGDNRILLPYTVQGKMPQKIEVTSTFQGCANAGVCYPQQKKTIAVSLAAQPLVERAPLASTSTAASPAPSSPQPSLLPPASNAASLAHGLQERFGWTLVLFFISGLGLAFTPCVFPMIPILSGIIVGQKERPNRSRAFALSLAYVLGMALTYTIAGIAAALTGAYLQAFFQSPWVIGAFALIFVLLALSMFGFYELQVPSAIQTRLSRLGKGGHLFSSFVMGILSALIVGPCVAAPLAGGLLFVSQTGNVLLGALALFALSMGMGVPLLLIGTSAGQFLPKAGPWMDGIKAIFGVLMLGVAIWFLSRILPGSVTLLLWALLAIFSGIYLRALEPAGNSGWTLFRKALGVALLAYGLVMGVGALQGQEYPLHPLPTLNLSGAAPAQQATLSFQVVKTPAALAAALQAAQGKPVLIDYWAKWCVECARMDQIAFRDPRVQKALGDYVLIRVDVTASDADSQKLLKRYHLAGPPAFIHIRKDGKVAAVQEGYLGPDAFLHWLAVDSAT from the coding sequence ATGAGTCACACAGGATCAGATGCTTACGGACGTTTGCGGCAGGGCATCGATCGCCATCTCCTGTTTGTTGCGCTGTGCCTATTGGCGCTGTGCTGGCTTTCGCTGGGCAGCGCTTGGGCAAGCTCTTTCCTGCCCGCGGATCAAGCGTTTCAATTTTCTGCCCAAAGTGGCGGTCCTGGCCGCCTGGCGCTGCAATGGAAGGTTGCGCCGGGATATCATTTGTATCGCTCAATGGTCCATGTGCAGTTGGCCCCAAGCAATGTGCAAATGGGCAAATTGCAGTTGCCTGCGGGTACGCTGCTGGATGACCCGGCCTTTGGCAAGGTGCAGGTGTTGGAGGGAGATAATCGGATCCTCCTGCCGTATACCGTGCAGGGCAAGATGCCGCAGAAGATCGAGGTGACCAGCACGTTTCAGGGCTGTGCAAATGCCGGCGTCTGCTATCCACAACAGAAAAAGACCATTGCTGTTTCCCTCGCCGCACAGCCTCTGGTAGAGCGCGCGCCTCTGGCTTCGACGAGTACCGCGGCGTCGCCCGCGCCATCCTCGCCGCAGCCGAGCCTGCTGCCGCCTGCGAGCAATGCCGCATCCCTGGCCCATGGGCTGCAGGAGCGCTTCGGCTGGACCTTGGTCCTCTTCTTTATCTCCGGCTTGGGGTTGGCTTTTACCCCCTGCGTTTTTCCGATGATCCCGATTTTGTCGGGAATCATCGTCGGGCAGAAGGAGCGTCCCAATCGTAGCCGCGCTTTTGCGCTGTCCCTGGCGTATGTTCTCGGGATGGCCTTGACCTATACCATTGCCGGTATTGCAGCCGCCCTGACCGGGGCTTACCTGCAGGCCTTCTTCCAGAGCCCCTGGGTCATCGGCGCCTTCGCCCTGATTTTTGTTCTTCTCGCCTTGTCGATGTTTGGTTTTTATGAGTTGCAGGTTCCGAGCGCGATACAAACCCGCTTGTCGCGCCTGGGCAAAGGTGGACATCTCTTCAGTAGCTTTGTAATGGGGATTCTTTCTGCCCTGATCGTGGGCCCCTGCGTCGCTGCCCCCCTAGCGGGAGGGCTACTCTTTGTGTCCCAAACCGGCAATGTCTTGCTGGGTGCCCTGGCGCTATTCGCATTGAGTATGGGGATGGGTGTGCCGCTGTTATTGATTGGGACCTCTGCCGGCCAGTTTTTGCCCAAAGCTGGGCCATGGATGGACGGCATCAAGGCGATCTTTGGGGTCCTCATGTTGGGCGTGGCGATCTGGTTTTTGAGCCGTATTCTACCCGGATCCGTTACCCTGCTGCTCTGGGCCTTGCTCGCAATTTTTTCCGGTATCTATCTGCGTGCCCTGGAACCGGCGGGCAATAGCGGCTGGACGTTGTTTCGCAAGGCCCTGGGGGTCGCCCTGCTGGCCTACGGTTTGGTGATGGGGGTGGGGGCTTTGCAAGGGCAGGAATACCCGCTCCATCCATTACCCACTCTGAATCTGAGCGGAGCTGCGCCGGCGCAGCAGGCCACTTTGTCGTTTCAGGTCGTAAAAACCCCGGCGGCTCTGGCTGCTGCCTTGCAGGCGGCGCAGGGCAAGCCAGTGCTCATAGACTATTGGGCGAAGTGGTGCGTGGAATGTGCGCGCATGGATCAGATCGCCTTCCGTGATCCGCGCGTGCAAAAGGCCCTGGGCGATTATGTGCTGATTCGGGTGGATGTGACCGCCAGCGACGCGGATAGTCAGAAGCTTTTGAAGCGCTATCACTTGGCTGGACCGCCAGCCTTCATCCATATTCGTAAGGATGGGAAGGTGGCCGCGGTGCAGGAAGGTTATCTGGGACCCGATGCCTTCCTACACTGGTTGGCAGTAGACTCCGCTACCTGA
- a CDS encoding zinc-finger domain-containing protein — protein sequence MSTKAASDDSHSIHCCAQSYVEIDPKELPLACPRPHGGAWNGHPRVFLKIEETGEARCPYCGTLYLLKGGPLVKTGGH from the coding sequence ATGTCGACTAAAGCCGCGAGCGATGATTCCCACAGCATTCATTGCTGCGCCCAGAGCTACGTGGAAATCGATCCCAAGGAATTGCCGCTAGCGTGCCCCCGCCCCCATGGCGGGGCTTGGAACGGGCACCCGCGGGTGTTCTTGAAGATCGAGGAAACCGGTGAAGCGCGCTGCCCCTATTGCGGCACGCTCTATCTCTTGAAGGGCGGCCCGCTAGTAAAAACGGGCGGGCACTGA
- a CDS encoding branched-chain amino acid transaminase produces MSMADRDGFIWLDGKLVPWREATVHGLTHSLHYGLGCFEGERAYATERGAAIFRLPEHTKRLFNSAKILQMDVPFTIEEINAATKEVIRANGLESAYIRPLFFYGSEGMGLAAKGLKVHGLIAAWPWGSYLGQEALERGIRVKVSSFSRHHVNIHLCKAKASGNYMNSMLAHREAHNGGYDEALLLDREGYVAEGSGENVFMVRDGTLYTPTLTSALEGITRDTILRFARDAGIPIVEKQLTRDEFYIADEAFFTGTAAEVTPIREIDDRKIGNGRRGPITEALQQRYFDTVAGRRDDHPEWLHYVD; encoded by the coding sequence ATGTCGATGGCAGATCGCGATGGTTTCATTTGGCTGGATGGCAAGCTCGTTCCTTGGCGCGAGGCCACGGTGCATGGCCTTACCCACAGCCTGCATTATGGTCTGGGCTGTTTTGAAGGGGAGCGCGCCTACGCCACCGAGCGCGGAGCGGCAATCTTCCGACTGCCTGAACATACCAAGCGCCTCTTCAACAGCGCTAAGATCCTGCAAATGGACGTGCCCTTTACGATTGAGGAAATCAACGCCGCGACCAAGGAAGTTATCCGGGCCAACGGCCTCGAATCCGCCTATATTCGCCCGCTGTTCTTTTACGGCTCTGAGGGCATGGGCCTGGCGGCCAAGGGCCTCAAGGTCCATGGCTTGATCGCCGCCTGGCCCTGGGGCAGTTATCTGGGGCAAGAAGCCCTGGAACGCGGCATTCGCGTCAAGGTCAGCTCCTTCAGCCGCCATCATGTCAACATCCATTTGTGCAAGGCCAAAGCCAGCGGCAACTACATGAACTCCATGCTCGCCCACCGCGAGGCGCACAATGGCGGCTATGACGAGGCCCTGCTCCTGGATCGCGAGGGCTATGTCGCTGAAGGCTCGGGAGAAAACGTCTTCATGGTACGCGACGGGACTCTCTACACGCCGACCTTGACCAGCGCCCTGGAGGGAATCACCCGCGATACCATCCTGCGCTTTGCCCGCGATGCCGGAATTCCCATCGTCGAGAAACAACTGACCCGCGATGAGTTCTATATCGCCGACGAGGCCTTTTTTACCGGCACGGCCGCAGAGGTTACGCCCATCCGCGAGATCGATGACCGCAAGATCGGCAACGGTCGTCGCGGCCCCATCACCGAGGCATTGCAACAACGCTACTTCGATACCGTGGCCGGACGCCGCGATGATCACCCCGAATGGCTGCACTATGTCGACTAA